One Thalassospira marina DNA window includes the following coding sequences:
- a CDS encoding GatB/YqeY domain-containing protein translates to MLRAQLNDALKKAVLSKDAVSVTTIRLILAALKERDIAARGEGNTDGISDDDIQSLLMSMVKQRRESIEMYTKGNRPELAAQEASEIVVIERFLPRQMDDSEIEVAVKDTVSDMGATCLKDMGRTMAALREKYNGCMDFGKAGVVAKRLLG, encoded by the coding sequence ATGCTGCGAGCGCAGCTTAATGATGCTTTGAAAAAAGCCGTCCTTTCGAAGGATGCCGTTTCGGTAACCACGATCCGCCTTATTCTTGCTGCTTTGAAAGAGCGCGATATCGCCGCGCGCGGCGAAGGCAATACCGATGGCATTTCGGACGATGATATTCAGAGCCTGCTGATGTCGATGGTCAAGCAGCGCCGTGAAAGCATCGAGATGTATACCAAGGGCAACCGTCCGGAACTGGCTGCCCAGGAAGCATCCGAAATCGTGGTGATTGAACGTTTCCTGCCGCGCCAGATGGATGATTCGGAAATTGAAGTGGCCGTTAAGGACACGGTTTCGGATATGGGTGCGACCTGCCTGAAGGATATGGGGCGCACCATGGCCGCCCTTCGCGAAAAATATAATGGCTGCATGGATTTCGGCAAAGCCGGCGTGGTAGCCAAAAGACTTCTGGGTTAA
- a CDS encoding GntR family transcriptional regulator yields MISDTNKTQSESIADKIRDLILNGTYQPGQPLRQEALSEQLNVSRTPLRHALQALADDGLVEATGFKGARVAQLDPGMVADLFEMRLLLEPVALASAFDRYTKMDFARAEMALDAASTEGAPARLSDLNWDFHHALYAPSGRGTLLKTIEQLNRASALAEVIASSITVRPEKSAAEHQALLDACRKGDRTGAVGILQNHLTLAYQDICNRKE; encoded by the coding sequence ATGATTTCGGATACAAACAAAACCCAGTCAGAATCCATTGCCGACAAAATCAGGGATCTGATTTTGAATGGGACCTATCAACCGGGGCAGCCTTTGCGGCAGGAAGCCCTGTCGGAACAGTTAAATGTCAGTCGGACACCGTTGCGCCATGCGCTGCAGGCATTGGCGGATGATGGCCTGGTTGAGGCGACCGGGTTCAAGGGGGCGCGTGTGGCGCAGCTTGATCCCGGTATGGTGGCTGATCTGTTTGAAATGCGCCTGCTGCTGGAGCCGGTTGCGCTGGCATCCGCCTTTGATCGCTATACCAAAATGGATTTTGCCAGGGCGGAAATGGCGCTGGATGCTGCATCCACGGAAGGCGCGCCAGCGCGGCTGTCGGATTTGAACTGGGACTTTCATCACGCCCTTTATGCGCCGTCAGGCCGGGGCACGCTTTTAAAGACCATCGAGCAGCTAAACCGCGCCTCAGCCCTGGCTGAGGTTATTGCCAGCTCCATCACTGTGCGGCCGGAAAAATCGGCAGCGGAACATCAGGCGCTTCTCGATGCCTGCCGCAAGGGGGACCGGACCGGCGCCGTCGGGATTTTGCAAAATCATCTAACGCTTGCCTATCAGGATATTTGTAACAGGAAAGAGTGA
- the dnaG gene encoding DNA primase, with protein MSFPQSFLDDLRARVGLADIVGSSVKLIKRGREYSGLCPFHNEKSPSFTVNEQKGFYHCFGCGAHGDVISFVMNTRGLTFVEAVEVLANQVGMDVPKPSREAQEREKKAKTLYEVMEAACAFFERNLRMPEGREGLDYFHRRGLDDKTISDFRLGYAPDNRAALKAALKREEIDERAMIEAGLLIEPEDRNRQSYDRFRGRVMFPILDRRGRVVAFGGRVMGDAKPKYLNSPDTPLFHKGQLLYGLPQAREASQHGAEIIVTEGYMDVIALHRAGYRGAVAPLGTAVTEEQIGELWKMTNEPILCLDGDAAGKRAAVRAAERALPILRPGKSLLFSILPEGEDPDSLMGAGDGMTRFRKILDQAVPLAELVWRLDTAGKPIDTPERRAALEAAIGTRIAAIGDEAVRHQYQTMFRDRTFKMFRGTRDSAPPPRRAGNKKSASYGKRGNKNYVWEPAGKAVPGMARPATGNRRLVQDRILVATLINHPALLDHIGERLGVYVCVDSDLDILRRAVLKLLDGDPGLDSETLKGHLKRDGLSETVLRAAESEVMAHAAFARPETPLTRALAGWEQVFSMAVSSLADEEAKYAVRQLAADVSDEEWERFSHRRDDLARRRENVFKLDD; from the coding sequence ATGAGCTTTCCCCAGTCGTTTCTTGACGATCTGCGGGCGCGCGTTGGGCTGGCAGATATTGTCGGGTCATCGGTAAAGCTGATCAAACGCGGCCGGGAATATTCCGGGCTGTGCCCGTTTCATAACGAAAAATCCCCATCCTTTACGGTGAATGAACAAAAGGGATTCTATCACTGCTTTGGCTGTGGCGCGCATGGTGATGTCATCAGCTTTGTGATGAATACCCGTGGTTTGACCTTTGTCGAGGCGGTTGAAGTTCTGGCCAACCAGGTGGGCATGGATGTGCCCAAACCCTCGCGCGAGGCACAGGAGCGTGAGAAAAAGGCCAAAACCCTTTATGAAGTGATGGAAGCCGCCTGCGCCTTTTTCGAGCGTAACCTGCGCATGCCTGAAGGGCGCGAGGGGCTGGATTATTTTCACAGGCGCGGCCTTGATGACAAAACCATCAGCGATTTTCGCCTGGGTTATGCACCCGATAATCGTGCCGCGCTGAAAGCTGCCCTTAAGCGTGAAGAAATTGATGAACGCGCGATGATCGAGGCCGGACTTTTGATCGAGCCTGAAGATCGTAACCGGCAAAGCTATGACCGGTTTCGCGGGCGGGTGATGTTTCCGATTCTCGACCGGCGGGGGCGGGTGGTGGCCTTTGGCGGGCGCGTGATGGGCGATGCCAAGCCCAAATATCTTAACAGCCCCGATACGCCGCTATTTCACAAAGGACAGCTTCTTTATGGCCTGCCGCAGGCGCGTGAGGCATCGCAGCATGGTGCGGAAATTATCGTTACCGAAGGCTATATGGATGTGATCGCCCTGCATCGGGCAGGCTATCGGGGGGCAGTGGCGCCATTGGGCACCGCCGTAACCGAGGAACAGATTGGCGAGCTTTGGAAAATGACCAACGAGCCAATCCTGTGTCTGGACGGGGATGCGGCGGGCAAGCGTGCCGCTGTGCGCGCGGCTGAACGGGCGCTGCCAATTTTGCGGCCGGGGAAATCATTGCTGTTTTCCATTCTGCCGGAAGGGGAAGACCCGGATAGCCTTATGGGTGCAGGTGATGGCATGACGCGGTTTCGCAAGATCCTTGATCAGGCGGTGCCGCTGGCAGAGCTGGTTTGGCGGCTTGATACCGCAGGCAAACCGATTGATACGCCCGAACGTCGCGCCGCCCTTGAGGCGGCCATTGGCACACGTATTGCCGCGATTGGCGATGAAGCGGTCCGTCATCAATATCAGACCATGTTTCGCGACCGGACGTTTAAAATGTTTCGAGGGACTCGGGACAGTGCACCGCCGCCACGCCGGGCTGGAAATAAAAAATCCGCCAGCTATGGCAAACGCGGAAATAAAAACTATGTCTGGGAACCAGCCGGTAAAGCAGTGCCGGGAATGGCGCGGCCAGCAACGGGAAACCGTCGCCTTGTTCAGGATCGCATCCTGGTGGCAACCCTGATCAACCATCCGGCATTGCTTGATCATATCGGTGAACGGCTCGGAGTTTACGTTTGCGTAGACTCCGACCTTGACATTCTGCGGCGTGCAGTCTTAAAGCTGCTTGATGGTGATCCTGGACTTGACTCTGAAACACTTAAGGGCCACTTGAAGCGCGACGGGCTGTCGGAGACAGTTTTGCGGGCGGCGGAGAGCGAAGTTATGGCTCATGCTGCTTTCGCCAGGCCCGAAACGCCGCTTACGCGAGCCCTTGCGGGTTGGGAACAGGTTTTTTCGATGGCTGTAAGCTCCCTGGCGGACGAAGAGGCGAAATATGCCGTCCGACAGTTGGCAGCAGATGTCAGCGATGAAGAATGGGAAAGATTTTCGCATCGCCGCGATGATCTGGCCCGGCGCCGGGAAAATGTGTTCAAGCTCGACGACTGA
- a CDS encoding M20 aminoacylase family protein: MPIINRIAEFQDDMIAWRHHLHAHPELSYQEVETAKFVAEKLRSYGLEVHEGIGGTGVVAVLYGQEESGRSIGLRADMDALAIEERNEFSHRSTRKGVMHACGHDGHTTMLLGAARYLSETRNFAGRIVFIFQPAEEMGGEDGGAARMIREGLFESFRCDEIYGIHNWPGMDVGTFAVKAGPMMASGDSFEIEITSTGMHAAQPQKGADVVLTAGHMLVALQQISSRNTDPLDALVVSATQIHGGDAYNVLPNCVTIRGTVRAFSPAARANAEPAIRRIAAGIAQSTGAHCAVHYEQQYPTLINNEDAAQTAEQAAKTIFGKVDTNPPQTMIVEDFAFMLEDRPGCYGWIGNGPDDNGRILHSAWFDFNDAALPYGASYFTALAEGRFE, from the coding sequence ATGCCTATCATCAACCGCATCGCCGAATTTCAGGATGACATGATCGCCTGGCGGCATCATTTGCATGCCCATCCGGAATTATCCTATCAGGAAGTGGAAACGGCAAAATTCGTTGCCGAAAAACTGCGTTCCTACGGCCTGGAAGTTCACGAAGGAATTGGCGGTACCGGTGTGGTTGCGGTGCTTTATGGGCAGGAAGAAAGCGGACGTTCAATCGGTCTTCGCGCCGATATGGATGCGCTGGCAATTGAAGAACGAAATGAATTTTCTCATCGATCCACCCGCAAAGGGGTGATGCATGCCTGCGGGCATGATGGCCATACCACGATGTTGCTAGGCGCAGCGCGATACCTTTCGGAAACGCGGAATTTTGCCGGGCGTATTGTTTTCATATTTCAGCCGGCCGAAGAAATGGGCGGTGAAGATGGCGGTGCTGCTCGTATGATCCGTGAGGGCCTGTTCGAGAGTTTCCGCTGCGATGAAATTTATGGCATCCATAACTGGCCGGGTATGGATGTTGGGACCTTTGCGGTTAAGGCCGGGCCAATGATGGCATCGGGTGATAGCTTTGAAATTGAAATCACATCAACCGGGATGCATGCCGCACAGCCGCAAAAGGGTGCAGATGTCGTATTGACGGCAGGTCATATGCTGGTGGCCCTGCAGCAGATTTCATCACGCAATACGGACCCGCTAGACGCGCTGGTGGTGAGCGCAACGCAAATTCATGGTGGTGATGCCTATAATGTGCTGCCCAATTGCGTAACCATCCGTGGCACAGTTCGGGCCTTTTCCCCCGCCGCCCGGGCCAATGCGGAACCAGCCATTCGCCGCATTGCTGCGGGTATTGCCCAGTCAACCGGGGCGCACTGCGCTGTGCATTACGAACAGCAATATCCAACCCTGATCAATAACGAAGATGCGGCACAAACCGCAGAGCAGGCGGCGAAAACCATTTTTGGTAAGGTGGACACCAACCCACCGCAAACCATGATCGTCGAAGACTTCGCCTTCATGCTGGAAGATCGGCCGGGATGTTATGGCTGGATTGGCAATGGGCCAGATGACAATGGCCGTATCCTTCATAGCGCCTGGTTTGATTTCAACGACGCTGCCCTGCCATATGGCGCATCCTATTTTACCGCATTGGCAGAAGGCCGGTTTGAATAG
- the rpoD gene encoding RNA polymerase sigma factor RpoD, producing MSSKTSSAEEKKTSSDNADGPLLDTYKTAIKKLIAKGKEQGHITVDELNAALPSEHFSSEQIEDVMTNLNEMGINVVENEEGDDSDSNDDDADADAKGNISEDDVGRTDDPVRMYLREMGSVELLSREGEIAIAKRIEAGREMMIGGICESPLTIQAIVNWHDQLQEGKLLLRDVIDLETTYGGGPDAAAIGEEVEGEGEEEVEDDLSPLVTSDDEDEDDDKEVEAPEQPVSATPARERKVSARDDEDDEDEEGDEDEDGEGRSEDDDEDEDDENEQVNVSLSKMEEELTEQVLEKFEKIAKTYEKLHKAQEQRLAAMNKGETVPAATEKRYGKLKQEMVDLMEDVHLNNFRIEELLDHLTGLNNRLLGLEGKLLRFADRCKIKRPDFVKQYQGNELDPNWMERVGALPGKGWKLFIERYADEIAQLREGVGGVSAEVGLPIGEFRRVYGVVNKGEREAARAKKEMIEANLRLVISIAKKYTNRGLQFLDLIQEGNIGLMKAVDKFEYRRGYKFSTYATWWIRQAITRSIADQARTIRIPVHMIETINKLVRTSRQMLHEIGREPTPEELAEKLQMPLEKVRKVLKIAKEPISLETPIGDEEDSHLGDFIEDKNAVQPLDAAIQANLRETTTRVLASLTPREERVLRMRFGIGMNTDHTLEEVGQQFSVTRERIRQIEAKALRKLKHPSRSRKLRSFLDY from the coding sequence ATGTCGTCTAAGACTTCGAGCGCTGAAGAGAAAAAGACCTCTTCTGATAACGCAGACGGACCTCTTCTCGATACTTATAAAACAGCGATCAAGAAGCTCATTGCCAAGGGCAAGGAGCAGGGTCACATCACCGTTGACGAGCTTAATGCGGCACTGCCGTCTGAGCATTTCTCCTCTGAACAGATCGAAGACGTTATGACCAATCTCAATGAGATGGGCATCAATGTTGTCGAGAATGAAGAAGGGGATGACAGCGATTCGAATGATGATGACGCCGATGCTGATGCAAAAGGCAACATTTCCGAAGATGATGTTGGCCGTACCGACGACCCGGTACGCATGTATCTTCGCGAAATGGGCAGTGTCGAGCTGCTGTCGCGCGAAGGCGAAATTGCCATTGCCAAGCGTATCGAGGCTGGCCGTGAAATGATGATTGGCGGGATCTGCGAAAGTCCGCTGACCATTCAGGCTATTGTCAACTGGCATGACCAGTTGCAGGAAGGCAAACTTCTGCTTCGTGACGTTATCGACCTTGAAACTACCTATGGCGGCGGCCCTGATGCGGCTGCAATCGGCGAAGAAGTCGAGGGTGAGGGCGAGGAAGAAGTCGAAGACGATCTGTCGCCACTTGTTACGTCTGATGACGAAGACGAGGATGACGACAAGGAAGTCGAAGCACCCGAACAGCCTGTGTCGGCAACGCCTGCGCGCGAACGCAAGGTTTCTGCGCGCGATGACGAAGACGACGAGGATGAAGAAGGCGACGAAGACGAAGATGGCGAAGGCCGTTCCGAAGATGATGATGAAGACGAAGATGACGAGAACGAACAGGTCAACGTCTCTCTTTCCAAAATGGAAGAGGAACTGACCGAGCAGGTTCTCGAAAAATTCGAAAAAATCGCCAAGACCTATGAGAAGCTGCACAAGGCGCAGGAGCAGCGCCTTGCGGCCATGAACAAGGGTGAAACCGTTCCGGCGGCCACCGAAAAGCGTTATGGCAAGCTCAAGCAGGAAATGGTTGATCTGATGGAAGATGTTCACCTGAACAACTTCCGCATCGAAGAACTGCTCGATCATCTGACGGGTCTTAACAACCGTCTTCTCGGCCTGGAAGGCAAGCTTCTGCGTTTTGCTGACCGTTGCAAGATCAAGCGTCCGGATTTCGTCAAACAGTATCAGGGCAACGAACTTGACCCGAACTGGATGGAACGTGTTGGCGCGTTGCCGGGTAAAGGCTGGAAACTGTTCATCGAACGTTATGCCGACGAAATCGCCCAGTTGCGCGAAGGCGTGGGCGGTGTTTCGGCCGAAGTTGGCCTGCCGATCGGCGAATTCCGCCGTGTTTATGGCGTGGTCAACAAGGGCGAACGCGAAGCGGCACGTGCGAAAAAGGAAATGATCGAGGCCAACCTGCGTCTCGTGATTTCCATTGCCAAGAAATATACCAACCGTGGTTTGCAGTTCCTTGATCTTATTCAGGAAGGCAATATCGGCCTGATGAAGGCCGTTGATAAGTTTGAATATCGCCGCGGTTATAAATTCTCGACCTATGCGACTTGGTGGATTCGCCAGGCGATTACCCGTTCTATCGCCGACCAGGCCCGGACCATCCGTATTCCGGTTCACATGATCGAAACCATCAACAAGCTGGTTCGTACCTCGCGCCAGATGCTGCATGAAATCGGTCGGGAACCGACCCCGGAAGAACTGGCCGAAAAACTGCAGATGCCGCTTGAAAAAGTGCGCAAGGTTCTCAAAATCGCCAAGGAGCCAATCTCCCTTGAAACCCCGATCGGGGACGAGGAAGACAGCCATCTTGGTGACTTCATCGAGGACAAGAACGCTGTTCAGCCGCTTGATGCTGCGATCCAGGCCAACCTGCGTGAGACCACTACACGGGTTCTGGCATCGCTGACGCCGCGTGAAGAACGTGTTCTGCGCATGCGTTTTGGTATTGGTATGAATACCGACCATACGCTTGAAGAAGTCGGCCAGCAGTTCTCGGTGACGCGCGAACGTATTCGCCAGATCGAAGCCAAGGCCCTGCGCAAGCTCAAGCATCCGTCACGCTCGCGCAAGCTGCGGTCATTCCTTGATTATTAA
- the carA gene encoding glutamine-hydrolyzing carbamoyl-phosphate synthase small subunit, with the protein MSAPTHTPPPGATAVLVLADGSVFWGRGIGARGEVVGEVCFNTSITGYQEIMTDPSYAGQMITFTFPHIGNVGVNDEDIENASPVALGCILRQDITEPSNYRASAHFNDWLASNGRVGISGVDTRRLTKRIRNEGAPNGVICHNPDGTFDIDALVAKANDWPGLEGMDLAKENSCTEGYEWEDTLWSRTGGYGKVGNAKHHVVAIDYGIKRNILRNLASQECKVSVVPATTSADEILAMEPDGIFLSNGPGDPAATGEYAVPTIKKLIDSGKPVFGICLGHQMMALALGAKTKKMEVGHRGANHPVKDTTTGVVEITSQNHGFVVDKDTLPDNVEATHFSLFDGSLAGLRVKDKPAFAVQYHPEASPGPHDSHYLFKRFVSLIEDAKS; encoded by the coding sequence ATGTCAGCGCCCACGCACACCCCGCCTCCTGGTGCCACTGCCGTTCTGGTTCTCGCCGATGGTTCAGTTTTCTGGGGACGCGGTATCGGCGCCCGAGGCGAGGTTGTTGGTGAAGTTTGCTTCAACACCTCGATCACCGGTTACCAGGAAATCATGACCGATCCCTCCTATGCCGGTCAGATGATCACCTTCACCTTCCCGCATATCGGCAATGTCGGCGTCAATGACGAAGACATTGAAAATGCCAGCCCCGTCGCCCTTGGCTGCATCCTGCGCCAGGACATTACCGAGCCGTCAAACTACCGCGCCAGCGCCCATTTCAACGACTGGCTGGCCAGCAATGGCCGTGTTGGCATCTCCGGGGTGGATACCCGCCGCCTGACCAAACGCATCCGTAACGAAGGCGCGCCGAACGGTGTGATCTGCCACAACCCCGATGGCACCTTCGACATCGACGCCCTGGTTGCCAAGGCAAATGACTGGCCCGGCCTTGAAGGCATGGACCTTGCCAAGGAAAACAGCTGCACCGAAGGCTATGAATGGGAAGATACCCTGTGGTCGCGCACCGGTGGCTACGGCAAGGTTGGCAATGCCAAGCACCATGTTGTTGCCATTGATTACGGCATCAAACGCAACATTCTGCGCAACCTGGCATCCCAGGAATGCAAGGTTTCCGTCGTGCCGGCAACAACCAGCGCTGATGAAATCCTGGCAATGGAACCTGACGGAATTTTCCTGTCAAACGGCCCTGGCGACCCCGCGGCAACCGGCGAATATGCCGTACCGACCATCAAAAAGCTGATCGATAGCGGCAAACCGGTTTTCGGCATTTGCCTGGGTCATCAGATGATGGCACTAGCCCTGGGTGCCAAGACCAAGAAAATGGAAGTCGGCCATCGCGGTGCGAACCATCCGGTCAAGGATACGACAACCGGTGTTGTCGAAATCACCAGCCAGAACCACGGCTTTGTTGTCGACAAGGATACCCTGCCCGACAATGTCGAAGCCACGCACTTTTCGCTGTTTGACGGATCGCTTGCCGGTCTGCGCGTAAAAGACAAACCTGCCTTTGCCGTGCAGTACCACCCCGAAGCATCCCCTGGCCCGCATGACAGCCACTATTTGTTCAAACGTTTCGTCAGTCTGATTGAAGACGCGAAATCCTGA
- a CDS encoding ABC transporter ATP-binding protein gives MLKEFFSYYAPHKRLFILDFGCAVLSGVLALGFPIAVAGFVDVLLPRQDWLLICLAAAGLLVVYLVNTGLMAIVTYWGHVLGITIETEMRRRAFDHLQKLSFRFYDNQKTGHLVARITKDLEEIGEVAHHGPEDLFVAIMTFVGALILMFTVHVPLALIAATIAPLIFWLVVRFGGEMTRNWQSQFGRVRAFNARIEENVGGVRVVRAFANEDHERTLFHKDNELYRSVKLQAYAIMAVSLAINYLGMRMVQVVILLAGTYYVVTGDLSVGGFVGFLLLVNVFYQPLEKIAAVVETYPKGIAGFKNYQNLMATEPDIIDSPDARDVTGVHGDIRFDDVSFGYGPDRNVLERINLTIPAGETVAFVGPSGAGKTTLCSLVPRFYDVSAGKITIDGMDIRDITMKSLRRQIGIVQQDVFLFAGTLRDNIAYGRLDASDDDIRDAARRARLDDLLATLPDGLDTIIGERGVKLSGGQKQRVSIARIFLKNPPILILDEATSALDTETERAIQLSLEELAEGRTTLVIAHRISTVRNADRIVVITPDGIAEQGTHDALITANGPYCRLHEAQTHMSTITQQRSAI, from the coding sequence ATGCTCAAAGAATTCTTTTCCTATTATGCGCCGCATAAACGGCTGTTCATCCTTGATTTCGGATGTGCCGTGCTTTCGGGTGTTCTGGCATTGGGCTTTCCCATTGCGGTTGCTGGCTTTGTCGATGTGCTGCTGCCCCGTCAGGACTGGCTTTTGATCTGCCTGGCTGCTGCCGGGCTGCTGGTGGTGTATCTGGTCAATACCGGATTGATGGCGATTGTTACCTATTGGGGGCATGTGCTAGGCATTACCATTGAAACGGAAATGCGCCGCCGCGCCTTTGACCATCTGCAAAAACTCTCGTTCCGGTTTTACGACAATCAGAAAACCGGCCACCTGGTGGCGCGGATCACCAAGGATCTGGAAGAAATTGGCGAAGTGGCCCATCACGGCCCCGAAGACCTTTTTGTCGCCATCATGACCTTTGTTGGCGCCCTGATCCTGATGTTTACCGTCCATGTGCCCCTGGCCCTGATTGCAGCAACCATTGCGCCGCTTATTTTCTGGCTGGTGGTGCGGTTTGGCGGTGAAATGACACGCAACTGGCAAAGCCAGTTTGGCCGGGTGCGGGCCTTTAACGCCCGGATCGAGGAGAATGTTGGTGGTGTGCGCGTTGTTCGCGCCTTTGCCAACGAGGACCACGAACGCACCCTGTTTCACAAGGATAACGAACTTTACCGCAGCGTGAAGCTGCAGGCCTATGCCATCATGGCGGTAAGCCTTGCCATCAATTACCTTGGCATGCGCATGGTGCAGGTCGTCATCCTGCTGGCGGGGACCTATTATGTCGTGACCGGAGATCTCAGTGTTGGCGGGTTTGTCGGCTTTTTGCTGCTGGTAAATGTGTTTTACCAACCGCTGGAAAAAATCGCCGCCGTTGTTGAAACCTATCCCAAGGGCATTGCCGGTTTTAAAAACTATCAAAACCTGATGGCAACCGAACCCGACATTATCGACAGCCCCGATGCCAGGGACGTTACCGGCGTTCATGGCGATATCCGGTTTGACGATGTCAGCTTTGGTTATGGCCCGGACCGCAATGTGCTTGAACGTATCAACCTTACGATCCCGGCCGGGGAAACCGTGGCCTTTGTTGGCCCTTCGGGCGCAGGCAAAACCACGCTTTGTTCGCTTGTCCCGCGGTTTTACGATGTTTCAGCGGGCAAAATCACCATCGATGGCATGGATATTCGCGATATCACGATGAAATCGCTGCGCCGCCAAATCGGTATCGTCCAGCAGGATGTTTTTCTGTTTGCTGGCACATTGCGTGACAACATCGCCTATGGCCGCCTGGATGCCAGCGATGATGATATCCGCGATGCTGCCCGCCGCGCCCGACTGGATGATCTGCTGGCAACCCTGCCGGACGGGCTTGATACGATCATTGGCGAACGTGGCGTCAAACTTTCGGGCGGACAAAAACAGCGCGTTTCAATTGCCCGCATCTTCCTTAAAAACCCGCCGATCCTTATTCTGGACGAGGCCACCTCTGCCCTCGATACAGAAACCGAACGCGCCATTCAGCTGTCGCTGGAAGAACTGGCCGAAGGGCGCACCACCCTTGTAATTGCACATCGCATCAGTACCGTGCGCAATGCAGACCGTATCGTGGTCATCACCCCTGACGGCATCGCCGAACAGGGCACCCATGACGCCCTGATCACCGCCAACGGCCCATATTGCCGCCTGCACGAGGCACAAACGCATATGAGCACAATAACGCAGCAACGCAGCGCTATTTGA